One part of the Candidatus Neomarinimicrobiota bacterium genome encodes these proteins:
- a CDS encoding recombinase family protein, whose protein sequence is MVRRIYTLREEGLSLGKIGKYLGRNGFRTNRGGSFSRQAISNLLRNPYYAGACRYGELLIERDHEPIV, encoded by the coding sequence TTGGTACGCCGAATCTACACGCTGCGCGAGGAGGGGCTGTCGCTGGGCAAGATCGGCAAGTATCTGGGGCGTAACGGATTCCGTACGAATCGCGGTGGGAGCTTCTCCAGGCAAGCGATCAGCAATCTTCTGCGGAACCCCTACTATGCGGGCGCTTGTCGGTACGGGGAACTGTTGATTGAGAGGGACCACGAGCCGATTGTCTAG